In one window of Arthrobacter pascens DNA:
- a CDS encoding proteasome assembly chaperone family protein: MLERISGSLLDPDALYASNPALFNSPALRGLNLVMGFTGFADAGHVVKQINAELLDTLDPEPVAVFDADQLIDYRSRRPHVSFVEDHLQDYQEPRLALYRLTDGLGSPFLLLAGFEPDLQWERFARAVVGIVEKLDVNLVTWIHSIPMPVPHTRPVGVTVHGNRPELIEGISVWKPTVEVPAAVGHILELRLVEAGRNVAGYVIHVPHYLAEAEYPTAAVAGLEYLGAATSLMLPTDRLREAGREVGRQIAEQIEASEDVQQVVSRLESRYDEKAEGTVRRSLLADENDQLPNGDALGAAVEAYLARENRAQ, translated from the coding sequence GTGCTTGAGCGGATTTCCGGCTCCCTGCTGGACCCGGACGCGCTGTATGCGAGCAACCCGGCGCTGTTCAACAGCCCGGCGCTCCGCGGGCTGAACCTGGTGATGGGTTTTACCGGATTTGCTGATGCCGGGCACGTTGTGAAGCAAATTAATGCTGAGCTGCTGGACACCCTTGACCCGGAGCCGGTGGCGGTCTTCGACGCCGACCAGCTGATTGACTACAGGTCCCGGAGGCCCCACGTCTCTTTCGTGGAGGACCACCTCCAGGACTACCAGGAGCCCCGGCTGGCGCTGTACCGGCTGACGGACGGACTGGGCAGTCCGTTCCTCCTGCTGGCCGGCTTTGAACCTGACCTGCAATGGGAGAGGTTCGCCCGCGCCGTCGTCGGCATCGTCGAAAAGCTGGACGTGAACCTCGTGACCTGGATCCATTCGATCCCCATGCCGGTTCCCCATACCCGGCCCGTGGGCGTTACCGTCCACGGCAACAGGCCCGAACTGATCGAGGGGATCTCGGTGTGGAAGCCCACCGTGGAGGTTCCCGCCGCCGTTGGCCACATCCTTGAACTGCGGCTGGTAGAAGCCGGGCGTAACGTGGCGGGGTATGTGATCCACGTGCCGCACTACCTGGCCGAAGCAGAATACCCCACAGCGGCAGTGGCAGGACTTGAGTACCTGGGCGCCGCCACGTCGCTGATGCTGCCCACGGACAGGCTCCGGGAAGCCGGCCGGGAAGTGGGCCGCCAGATCGCCGAGCAGATCGAGGCTTCCGAAGACGTGCAGCAGGTCGTGTCGCGGCTCGAATCGCGGTATGACGAAAAGGCTGAAGGGACCGTCCGCCGCTCACTCCTGGCAGATGAAAACGACCAGCTGCCCAACGGGGACGCGCTGGGTGCGGCCGTGGAGGCCTACCTGGCCCGGGAGAACCGCGCGCAGTAG
- the sucB gene encoding 2-oxoglutarate dehydrogenase, E2 component, dihydrolipoamide succinyltransferase gives MSESVNLPALGESVTEGTVTRWLKQVGDRVEVDEPLLEVSTDKVDTEIPSPIAGVIEEILVAEDETAEVGAPLVRIGDGSGGGSAPEAAPEAAAPAEEAPSAPAEEAPAAPAEAAPAAEPAPAAQAPAASDGESHEVTLPALGESVTEGTVTRWLKAVGDSVDVDEPLLEVSTDKVDTEIPSPVAGTLQEIRVNEDETAEVGSVLAVIGSGAAAPAAAAAPAQPAPAAEQKTEAPAPAEAPKAAEAPKAEAPAPAAAPAPAAAPAPVASQPAVSQPSQPAAASNGSAESGYVTPLVRKLANQQGVDISALTGTGVGGRIRKQDVLAAAEANAAPAAAPAAPAATAAAPAKPAAAGPAASSLRGTVQKAPRIRQVIARRMRESLEISTQLTQVHEVDMTKVAKLRLKAKNSFQAQNGVKLTFLPFIAKAVAEALKQHPKLNAAYDEDKQEITYHNAEHLAIAVDTDKGLLVPVINDAGNLNLAGLAGKIADVAGRTRDGKIGPDELSGGTFSITNIGSVGALFDTPIINQPQVGILGTGSIVKRPVVVADENGDDSIAIRSMMYLSLTYDHRLVDGADAGRFLQTLKARLEEGAFEADLGL, from the coding sequence ATGTCTGAATCCGTTAACTTGCCCGCCCTCGGTGAGAGCGTCACCGAAGGAACCGTCACCCGCTGGCTCAAGCAGGTAGGTGACCGGGTAGAAGTGGACGAGCCGCTGCTCGAGGTTTCCACCGACAAAGTAGACACTGAAATCCCCTCTCCGATAGCCGGCGTGATCGAAGAAATCCTCGTCGCCGAGGACGAGACCGCCGAAGTGGGCGCTCCCCTGGTCCGCATTGGTGACGGTTCCGGTGGCGGTTCAGCACCTGAGGCCGCCCCCGAGGCAGCGGCCCCGGCCGAAGAAGCCCCCTCGGCTCCGGCTGAAGAGGCCCCTGCCGCACCCGCTGAAGCAGCCCCTGCAGCCGAGCCGGCACCTGCCGCGCAGGCACCTGCAGCGTCCGACGGCGAAAGCCACGAGGTCACCCTGCCGGCACTTGGCGAAAGCGTCACGGAAGGCACCGTCACCCGCTGGCTCAAGGCCGTGGGTGACAGCGTAGACGTGGACGAGCCGCTGCTGGAGGTATCAACCGACAAGGTCGACACCGAGATCCCGTCCCCGGTAGCCGGAACGCTGCAGGAGATCCGGGTCAACGAAGACGAAACCGCCGAAGTCGGCTCTGTCCTCGCCGTCATCGGTTCCGGGGCAGCCGCCCCCGCCGCAGCAGCTGCACCCGCGCAGCCCGCTCCGGCAGCCGAACAGAAGACTGAAGCCCCGGCTCCTGCCGAGGCACCGAAAGCAGCCGAAGCTCCAAAGGCCGAAGCTCCGGCACCTGCTGCTGCGCCTGCTCCGGCCGCAGCACCCGCCCCTGTAGCTTCTCAGCCCGCAGTTTCGCAGCCTTCACAGCCTGCGGCAGCTTCCAACGGGTCCGCAGAATCCGGCTATGTCACTCCGCTGGTCCGCAAGCTCGCCAACCAGCAGGGCGTGGACATCTCCGCCTTGACCGGCACCGGCGTGGGCGGCCGTATCCGCAAGCAGGACGTCCTCGCGGCAGCCGAGGCGAACGCCGCTCCGGCCGCAGCCCCAGCAGCCCCGGCAGCCACTGCCGCCGCACCGGCAAAGCCGGCAGCAGCGGGCCCGGCCGCTTCCTCCCTGCGCGGCACCGTTCAGAAGGCCCCGCGGATCCGCCAGGTCATCGCCCGGCGCATGCGCGAGTCCCTCGAGATCTCCACCCAGCTCACGCAGGTGCACGAAGTGGATATGACCAAGGTCGCCAAGCTGCGGCTGAAGGCCAAGAACTCGTTCCAGGCCCAGAACGGTGTCAAGCTCACGTTCCTTCCGTTCATTGCCAAGGCCGTGGCCGAGGCACTGAAGCAGCACCCCAAGCTCAACGCTGCCTATGACGAAGACAAGCAGGAGATCACGTACCACAACGCCGAGCACCTGGCGATCGCCGTGGACACGGACAAGGGTCTCCTGGTTCCGGTCATCAACGATGCCGGCAACCTGAACCTGGCCGGCCTGGCCGGCAAGATCGCCGACGTCGCCGGCCGCACCCGCGACGGCAAGATCGGCCCTGACGAGCTGTCCGGCGGAACCTTCAGCATCACCAACATCGGATCGGTCGGCGCCCTGTTCGACACCCCGATCATCAACCAGCCGCAGGTGGGCATCCTGGGCACCGGTTCGATCGTCAAGCGCCCGGTGGTAGTAGCGGACGAGAACGGTGACGACTCGATCGCCATCCGCTCCATGATGTATCTGTCCCTCACGTACGACCACCGCCTGGTGGATGGCGCCGATGCCGGCCGCTTCCTGCAGACGCTGAAGGCCCGCCTTGAAGAGGGCGCCTTCGAGGCCGACCTGGGGCTCTAG
- a CDS encoding OsmC family protein: MAATRSANAVWNGNLTEGSGTTSLASSGLGTFEVTWKARTEAANGKTSPEELIAAAHSACFSMAFSNELAKAGHTPEEVRTKADVTFVPGTGITGSHLTVTARIPGISEEEFQKIAGEAKVGCPVSGALASIDITLEATLES, encoded by the coding sequence ATGGCAGCAACACGTTCAGCAAACGCAGTATGGAACGGCAACCTCACGGAGGGTTCAGGAACCACCAGCCTGGCCAGCTCAGGCCTCGGCACTTTCGAGGTCACGTGGAAGGCACGTACTGAAGCGGCCAACGGCAAAACCAGCCCGGAGGAGCTCATCGCAGCAGCCCACTCCGCGTGTTTCTCCATGGCCTTCAGCAACGAGCTGGCGAAGGCAGGTCACACCCCGGAGGAAGTCCGCACCAAGGCCGACGTGACGTTCGTGCCGGGCACGGGAATCACGGGAAGCCACCTGACCGTGACCGCCCGGATACCGGGTATTTCCGAAGAGGAATTCCAGAAGATCGCAGGCGAGGCCAAGGTTGGCTGCCCTGTCTCCGGTGCCCTGGCCAGCATCGACATCACCCTGGAAGCCACGCTGGAATCCTGA
- the lpdA gene encoding dihydrolipoyl dehydrogenase, giving the protein MADQATAQEFDILVLGGGSGGYATALRAVQLGFTVGLVEKGKLGGTCLHNGCIPTKALLHSAELADHARDSAKYGVNVTLDGIDINAVNAYKDGIVAGKFKGLQGLIKSKGITVIEGEGKLQGTDTVVVNGTAYKGKNIVLATGSYSRSLPGLEIGGRVITSDEALTMDYIPKSAIVLGGGVIGVEFASVWKSFGVDVTIVEGLPSLVPNEDTAIVKNLERAFKKRGIKFSTGIFFQGVEQNDSGVKVTLVDGQTFDAELLLVAVGRGPVTANLGYEEAGVTIDRGFVITNERLHTGVGNIYAVGDIVPGVQLAHRGYQQGIFVAEEIAGLKPVIVEDVNIPKVTYCEPEIATVGYTEKAAKEKFGDDQIQIQEYNLAGNGKSSILGTGGLVKLVRQKDGPVVGVHMIGSRMGEQIGEAQLIVNWEAYPEDVAQLVHAHPTQNEALGEAHLALAGKALHG; this is encoded by the coding sequence GTGGCCGATCAGGCAACTGCGCAAGAATTCGACATCCTGGTACTCGGTGGCGGCAGCGGCGGATACGCCACCGCCCTGCGGGCCGTTCAGCTTGGCTTCACCGTGGGCCTCGTGGAGAAGGGCAAGCTCGGTGGCACGTGCCTCCACAACGGCTGTATCCCCACCAAGGCCCTGCTGCACTCGGCCGAACTGGCCGACCACGCCCGTGACTCCGCCAAATATGGCGTGAACGTCACCCTCGACGGCATCGACATCAACGCCGTCAATGCCTACAAAGACGGAATTGTCGCCGGCAAGTTCAAGGGCCTCCAGGGACTCATCAAGTCCAAGGGCATCACCGTCATCGAAGGTGAAGGCAAGCTCCAGGGCACCGACACCGTTGTGGTGAACGGCACCGCCTACAAGGGCAAGAACATCGTCCTCGCCACCGGGTCCTACTCCCGCTCGCTTCCGGGCCTGGAAATCGGCGGCCGCGTCATCACCTCTGACGAAGCCCTCACCATGGACTACATCCCCAAGAGCGCCATTGTGCTCGGCGGCGGCGTCATCGGCGTTGAATTCGCTTCGGTCTGGAAGTCCTTCGGCGTGGACGTCACCATCGTCGAGGGCCTGCCCTCCCTCGTGCCCAACGAGGACACCGCCATCGTCAAGAACCTCGAACGCGCCTTCAAGAAGCGCGGCATCAAGTTCTCCACCGGCATTTTCTTCCAGGGTGTCGAGCAGAACGACTCCGGAGTCAAGGTCACCCTGGTGGACGGCCAGACGTTCGACGCCGAGCTCCTCCTGGTCGCTGTGGGCCGCGGTCCCGTGACTGCCAACCTCGGCTACGAAGAGGCCGGCGTGACCATCGACCGCGGCTTCGTGATTACCAACGAGCGCCTGCACACCGGCGTGGGCAACATCTACGCCGTGGGCGACATCGTTCCCGGCGTGCAGCTGGCCCACCGCGGCTACCAGCAGGGCATTTTCGTGGCCGAGGAGATCGCGGGCCTCAAGCCCGTCATCGTTGAGGACGTCAACATCCCCAAGGTCACCTACTGCGAGCCCGAAATCGCGACCGTGGGCTACACGGAGAAAGCTGCCAAGGAGAAGTTCGGCGACGACCAGATCCAGATCCAGGAATACAACCTCGCCGGCAACGGCAAGAGCTCCATCCTGGGCACCGGCGGCCTGGTCAAGCTGGTCCGCCAGAAGGACGGCCCCGTCGTGGGCGTCCACATGATCGGATCCCGCATGGGCGAGCAGATTGGTGAAGCCCAGCTCATCGTGAACTGGGAAGCCTACCCGGAGGACGTGGCCCAGCTGGTCCACGCGCACCCCACGCAGAACGAGGCCCTGGGCGAAGCCCACCTGGCACTCGCCGGCAAAGCCCTCCACGGCTAA
- a CDS encoding leucyl aminopeptidase, whose amino-acid sequence MVKNTEINLSTLARDLKKAASDAVVIGVGQGPDGPVLLENPLTAKSAEALAGSLKVLGVTGAADQIVRLPGLPETGAGVLVLAGVGKVAPGSPLDREALRRAAGSAVRQLAGLPTVVIALPTAGIADVAAVAEGAALGSYAFTEYRTSKDGLKDPVRHAVILTEVAGDKELRSALTRAGLIGKAVNATRSLVNQPPSHLYPESFADAAKELSKGLPVKVTVWDEKRLEKEGFGGIMGVGKGSTRQPRLVKVEYSPAKATAKIALVGKGITFDTGGISIKPALGMGDMKSDMAGAAVVLNTVLALAGLGLPVKATAWLCIAENMPSGAASRPADVLTMFGGKTVEVLNTDAEGRLVMADGIVAASQEYPDAIIDVATLTGAQLIALGNRTAGVMGSDSVTGPLKAAADRAGELVWPMPLPEELRPSLDSQVADLANIGERHGGMMTAAVFLREFVGKDKDGEQIPWAHIDIAGPSFNNGNPYGYTHKQGTGCTVRTLVAYAEDLIAAAV is encoded by the coding sequence GTGGTCAAGAATACTGAAATCAACCTTAGTACCCTCGCCCGTGACCTGAAGAAGGCCGCCAGTGACGCCGTAGTCATCGGTGTGGGACAGGGACCTGACGGTCCCGTCCTTCTCGAGAACCCGCTCACGGCGAAGTCCGCCGAGGCATTGGCCGGCTCCCTGAAGGTCCTCGGCGTCACCGGAGCCGCTGACCAGATCGTCCGGCTCCCCGGCCTTCCCGAGACCGGCGCGGGCGTGCTTGTCCTGGCGGGCGTCGGCAAGGTTGCACCGGGCAGTCCGCTTGACCGGGAGGCCCTCCGCCGGGCCGCGGGTTCGGCCGTCCGGCAGCTTGCAGGCCTCCCCACAGTGGTCATTGCACTTCCGACGGCGGGGATCGCCGACGTCGCTGCGGTCGCCGAAGGAGCCGCCCTGGGCTCCTATGCCTTCACCGAGTACCGGACGTCGAAGGACGGACTGAAGGACCCGGTGCGCCATGCCGTGATCCTCACCGAGGTCGCGGGAGACAAGGAACTCCGTTCCGCCCTGACGCGTGCGGGCCTGATCGGCAAGGCCGTCAACGCCACTCGGTCGCTGGTGAACCAGCCACCGAGCCACCTCTACCCCGAGTCTTTCGCCGACGCAGCCAAGGAACTGTCCAAAGGGCTGCCGGTCAAGGTCACAGTCTGGGATGAAAAGCGCCTGGAAAAGGAGGGCTTCGGCGGCATCATGGGCGTGGGCAAGGGATCCACCCGCCAGCCCCGCCTCGTCAAGGTGGAGTACTCCCCCGCCAAGGCGACGGCAAAGATCGCACTGGTGGGCAAGGGCATCACCTTCGACACCGGCGGCATCTCCATCAAGCCGGCCCTCGGCATGGGTGACATGAAAAGCGACATGGCGGGCGCCGCCGTCGTGCTTAACACCGTCCTGGCGCTCGCCGGCCTCGGCCTGCCCGTCAAGGCCACCGCCTGGCTCTGCATCGCCGAAAACATGCCATCCGGTGCGGCATCCCGGCCCGCGGATGTCCTCACCATGTTCGGCGGCAAGACCGTTGAGGTCCTGAACACCGATGCCGAAGGCCGCCTGGTCATGGCCGACGGCATCGTCGCGGCCAGCCAGGAATACCCCGACGCCATCATCGACGTTGCCACCCTTACCGGTGCGCAGCTTATTGCCCTCGGCAACCGCACCGCCGGCGTCATGGGCTCGGACAGCGTCACGGGACCCCTCAAGGCGGCCGCTGACCGTGCGGGTGAGCTGGTGTGGCCCATGCCGTTGCCCGAAGAGCTGCGGCCCAGCCTCGATTCCCAGGTGGCGGATCTGGCAAACATCGGCGAACGCCACGGCGGCATGATGACCGCGGCGGTGTTCCTGCGCGAGTTCGTCGGGAAGGACAAGGACGGCGAACAGATTCCGTGGGCCCACATCGACATCGCAGGTCCGTCCTTCAATAACGGCAACCCGTACGGCTACACCCATAAACAGGGCACGGGCTGCACGGTCCGGACTCTGGTGGCCTACGCCGAAGACCTCATCGCTGCTGCCGTCTGA